The nucleotide window CGCGGCTGGCGCGCACCCCGAAATTCGTGCTGGGCGGGGGCAGCAACATCGTGCTGACCGGCGACGTGCAGGCGCTGGTGCTGAAGGTGGAAATCCCCGGCGTGCGGCTGGTGGATGAGACGGACAAGGCCTGGATCGTCGAGGCCGGCGCGGGTGAGAGCTGGCACGGCCTGGTCGCCTGGACGCTGCAGCAGGGCTGGCCGGGGCTGGAGAACCTGGCGCTGATCCCCGGCACGGTGGGCGCCGCACCGGTGCAGAACATCGGCGCGTACGGCGTCGAGCTGCAGGACCGGTTTCATTCGCTGGATGGCATCGATCTGCTGACCGGCGAGGCCTTCACGCTGGACGCTGCGCAGTGCGCCTTCGGCTACCGCGATTCGGTCTTCAAGCACCGCGCGCCTGAAGCCCAGCATGGCGCGCCGCGCGGCTTCGGCCTGGCCGGGCGCGCTCTCATCACGCACGTGCGGCTGCTGCTTCCCAAGGCCTGGCGGCCCGAGCTGGGCTATCTGGATCTGGAGCGAAAGCGCGCCGAGGCCAGCGTCGAACATCCCAGCGCGCAGCAGATCTTCGAGTGGGTCTGCCAGGTGCGCCGCGCCAAGCTGCCCGACCCGGCGGTGGTCGGCAACGCCGGCAGCTTCTTCAAAAATCCCACCGTGTCGCCCGAGCAGTGCCAGGACATCATCGCGCGCGACCCCAAGGTGGTGCACTACCCGCTGCCCGACGGCACCATCAAGCTGGCCGCCGGCTGGCTGATCGACGCCTGTGGCTGGAAGGGCAAGAGCGTGGGCAAGGCGGGCGTGTACGACCGCCAGGCACTGGTGCTGGTCAACCGCGGCACGCCGCAGGCCAGCGTGAGCGGCGGCGAGGTCATGACGCTGGCGCGCGCCATCCAGACCAGCGTGTACGAGCGCTTCGGCATCCGGCTGGAGCCTGAGCCGGTGGTGGTCTAACGCAGCATTTGCTATTGAAAATATAGCTACTCACGATTGTTCCGCGCCGACTGAAGGCCTGAAACACTTGAATTTGCCGCGCCAGGCGGGTTGCGGCGGCACTGGCGCTACGATGGCCCGCCCATAACGACAGGAGACTTGCATGACCATGAAACGCATTCTTTGCACCCTGGCCCTCGGCGCCACCACCATCGCCGCGCAGGCGCAGTGCCTGGACGAGGCACAGGCGGGCGAGATGGCCGCGCGCTACGCCGCGCGCCAGCCAGCGGCCAACTTCGCCGCTCCGCTGTCGGACGCCGATGGCGCCTGCACGCGCAAGCGCTTCAACGCGCTGCTGGCCGCGCGCCTGGGCAAGGTGGTCGGCTACAAGGCCGGCCTCACCAACCCGGCGGTGCAAAAGCGTTTCAACACCGACCAGCCGGTGTGGGGCGTGCTGTACGAGGGCATGGTCCAGCCCAGCGGCTTCAGTACGCCGGCAGCCTTCGGCGCACGGCCGCTCTACGAGGCCGACATGCTGGTGCGCGTGAAAGACGCGGCCATCAACCATGCGCGCACGCCTTTTGAAGTCATGCAGCACATCGACCAGATCATTCCCTTCATCGAACTGCCCGACCTGATCGTCGAGAAGCCCGGCGAACTCAACGGCGCCGGTGTCGCCGCCATCAACGTCGGCGCGCGCCTGGGTGTGGCAGGCACCCCCATCGAAGTGCCGGCCACGCGCGGTGAGCGCTACCGGCTGCTGTATGCGCTGGAGACCATGCAGGTGCAACTGACCAACGACCAGGGCCAGCTGCTGGCGCCCGCGGGCAAGGGCAGCGACATCCTGGGCCACCCGCTCAACGCCGTGGTGTGGATCGCGCAGGCGCTGCAAAAAGACGGCATCACGCTGAAAGCCGGCGACCTGGTCAGCCTGGGCTCGTTCTCGCCACTGTTGCCGCCAAAGGCTGGGCTGGGCGTCACCGCCACCTACATCGGGCTGCCCGGCGCGCAGCCAGTGCTGGTGAAGTTCCAGTGAGCGCTGCGGCCGCCGCGCACCCGCACGCGCAGCGCCTCACGCCGCAGATGATGGGCGTGCTACAGCGCATGGCGCAGCTCTGCCGCCCGCCGCTGCACAGCCTGACGCCGCAGCAGGCGCGCGCCGCCTACGCCGCCGGCGCCGAGGTGCTGGAGGTGCCGCGTGCAGAACTGGCGCGCGTGGAGGACCTGCAGATCCGCGCGCGCGATGGCGCGATGCTGCCGGCGCGGTTGTACGCGCCGGTGGCGCAGGCGGGCTTGCCCTGCCTGCTGTACCTGCACGGCGGCGGCTTCACCATCGGCAGCATCGCCACGCACGACGTGCTGTGCCGCGAGCTAGCGCGCCTGGCCGGCTGCATGGTGGTGTCGCTGGACTACCGGCTGGCGCCCGAGCACCGCTTTCCCACCGCCGTACACGATGCGTGGGATGCCCTGCAGTGGCTGGCCGCGCATGGCAGGGAGTGGGGCGCTGACACCACGCGCCTGGCCGTGGGCGGCGACAGCGCCGGCGGCACGCTGGCGGCCGTCTGCGCCTTGAAGGCGCGCGATTCCGGCCTGCAGCTGTCGCTGCAACTGCTGATCTACCCCGGCACCACGGCGCATCAGGACACCGATTCGCACGAGGCATTCGCTGAAGGCCTGATCCTGGACCACGCCGCCATCGCCTGGTTCTTCGACCAGTACATCGCGCCCGATGCGCGCGAGGACTGGCGCTTCGCCCCGCTGCTGGCCGACGACGTCGAGGCCGTGGCGCCGGCATGGGTGGGCCTCGCCGAGCTCGACCCGCTGGTCGACGAGGGCATCGCCTATGCCGACAGGCTGCGCGCAGCCGGCGTGCCGGTCGATCTGGAGATCTACCGCGGCGTGACGCACGAATTCATCAAGATGGGCCGCGCCATTTCCGAGGCGCGGCAGTTCCACCGCGACGCGGCGCAGGCGCTGCGCGCGGCCTTTGCCACCGAGTGAACCCAAGCAATTTCATGCAAATCCAGGATTTCCGCTGTCGCTTGCGCCTGCGCGTGCGCTGGTCCGAGGTGGACCCGCAAAAGATCGTTTTCAACGCCCACTACCTGACCTATGCCGACTGCGCCATGGCCGAGTACTGGCGCGCGTTGGCGCTGCCGTACGAGCCCAGCATGCAGGCGCTGGGCGGCGAGGTGTATCTGAAGAAGGCCGACGTGGAATACCACGCCTCGGCGCGGCTGGACG belongs to Melaminivora suipulveris and includes:
- a CDS encoding 2-keto-4-pentenoate hydratase, which encodes MTMKRILCTLALGATTIAAQAQCLDEAQAGEMAARYAARQPAANFAAPLSDADGACTRKRFNALLAARLGKVVGYKAGLTNPAVQKRFNTDQPVWGVLYEGMVQPSGFSTPAAFGARPLYEADMLVRVKDAAINHARTPFEVMQHIDQIIPFIELPDLIVEKPGELNGAGVAAINVGARLGVAGTPIEVPATRGERYRLLYALETMQVQLTNDQGQLLAPAGKGSDILGHPLNAVVWIAQALQKDGITLKAGDLVSLGSFSPLLPPKAGLGVTATYIGLPGAQPVLVKFQ
- a CDS encoding alpha/beta hydrolase yields the protein MMGVLQRMAQLCRPPLHSLTPQQARAAYAAGAEVLEVPRAELARVEDLQIRARDGAMLPARLYAPVAQAGLPCLLYLHGGGFTIGSIATHDVLCRELARLAGCMVVSLDYRLAPEHRFPTAVHDAWDALQWLAAHGREWGADTTRLAVGGDSAGGTLAAVCALKARDSGLQLSLQLLIYPGTTAHQDTDSHEAFAEGLILDHAAIAWFFDQYIAPDAREDWRFAPLLADDVEAVAPAWVGLAELDPLVDEGIAYADRLRAAGVPVDLEIYRGVTHEFIKMGRAISEARQFHRDAAQALRAAFATE